One segment of Balaenoptera ricei isolate mBalRic1 chromosome 8, mBalRic1.hap2, whole genome shotgun sequence DNA contains the following:
- the HYLS1 gene encoding centriolar and ciliogenesis-associated protein HYLS1 isoform X2 has protein sequence MDPEERMLAAATAFTRICAGQGEGGVRRAAQCIPCDPYSKASVTPGTRPALPVQLHYPHIDSNASSEAVSEASQRLRKPVMKRKVLRRKPGGEVLVTDESIISESESGTESDMDVWDLRQRLMNLQFQDDRESPVDISQKFSLPREYQGISQDQLICCLRRGEMGSPAYEQDLIVASRPKSFILPRLDQLSRNRGKVDRVARYFEYKRDWDLMRLPGEDHRKELRWGVREQMLCRAEHQSKPQHIYVPNNYLVPTEKKRSALRWGVRCDLANGVMPKKLPFPLSPS, from the coding sequence ATGGATCCAGAAGAACGAATGTTAGCAGCTGCTACAGCTTTTACCCGTATCTGTGCAGGGCAGGGTGAGGGGGGTGTCAGGAGAGCAGCCCAGTGCATCCCATGTGATCCCTACAGTAAAGCCTCAGTAACCCCAGGAACGCGACCTGCTCTTCCTGTGCAACTGCATTACCCACATATAGACAGCAATGCCTCTTCAGAAGCAGTCTCAGAGGCCTCCCAAAGACTCCGAAAGCCCGTGATGAAGAGAAAGGTGCTGCGTCGAAAGCCAGGTGGGGAAGTATTAGTGACGGATGAGTCGATCATCAGTGAATCAGAGTCTGGTACAGAAAGTGACATGGATGTCTGGGACTTAAGACAAAGGCTGATGAATCTGCAGTTCCAGGATGACAGGGAATCTCCAGTTGATATTTCACAAAAATTTAGTCTACCACGTGAATACCAAGGAATTTCTCAAGATCAGCTCATTTGCTGTCTACGAAGAGGAGAAATGGGCTCTCCAGCTTATGAACAAGACCTGATCGTTGCCAGCCGACCCAAGTCCTTTATACTCCCAAGGCTGGACCAGTTGAGCCGAAACCGGGGCAAGGTAGACCGGGTAGCCCGCTATTTTGAGTATAAACGAGACTGGGACTTGATGCGGTTACCTGGTGAAGATCATAGGAAGGAATTACGCTGGGGTGTCCGAGAGCAGATGCTTTGTCGTGCAGAACACCAATCCAAGCCTCAGCACATATATGTTCCAAACAATTACCTAGTACCAACTGAGAAGAAACGATCTGCCCTTCGTTGGGGTGTTCGTTGTGACCTTGCAAATGGTGTGATGCCCAAGAagcttcccttccctctttctccttcttaa
- the HYLS1 gene encoding centriolar and ciliogenesis-associated protein HYLS1 isoform X1, with the protein MAERRRSYSVGEAVEELVGPDGQKWANMDPEERMLAAATAFTRICAGQGEGGVRRAAQCIPCDPYSKASVTPGTRPALPVQLHYPHIDSNASSEAVSEASQRLRKPVMKRKVLRRKPGGEVLVTDESIISESESGTESDMDVWDLRQRLMNLQFQDDRESPVDISQKFSLPREYQGISQDQLICCLRRGEMGSPAYEQDLIVASRPKSFILPRLDQLSRNRGKVDRVARYFEYKRDWDLMRLPGEDHRKELRWGVREQMLCRAEHQSKPQHIYVPNNYLVPTEKKRSALRWGVRCDLANGVMPKKLPFPLSPS; encoded by the exons ATGGCAGAAAGAAG AAGGTCCTACAGTGTAGGGGAAGCAGTGGAGGAACTTGTGGGACCTGATGGACAAAAATGGGCCAATATGGATCCAGAAGAACGAATGTTAGCAGCTGCTACAGCTTTTACCCGTATCTGTGCAGGGCAGGGTGAGGGGGGTGTCAGGAGAGCAGCCCAGTGCATCCCATGTGATCCCTACAGTAAAGCCTCAGTAACCCCAGGAACGCGACCTGCTCTTCCTGTGCAACTGCATTACCCACATATAGACAGCAATGCCTCTTCAGAAGCAGTCTCAGAGGCCTCCCAAAGACTCCGAAAGCCCGTGATGAAGAGAAAGGTGCTGCGTCGAAAGCCAGGTGGGGAAGTATTAGTGACGGATGAGTCGATCATCAGTGAATCAGAGTCTGGTACAGAAAGTGACATGGATGTCTGGGACTTAAGACAAAGGCTGATGAATCTGCAGTTCCAGGATGACAGGGAATCTCCAGTTGATATTTCACAAAAATTTAGTCTACCACGTGAATACCAAGGAATTTCTCAAGATCAGCTCATTTGCTGTCTACGAAGAGGAGAAATGGGCTCTCCAGCTTATGAACAAGACCTGATCGTTGCCAGCCGACCCAAGTCCTTTATACTCCCAAGGCTGGACCAGTTGAGCCGAAACCGGGGCAAGGTAGACCGGGTAGCCCGCTATTTTGAGTATAAACGAGACTGGGACTTGATGCGGTTACCTGGTGAAGATCATAGGAAGGAATTACGCTGGGGTGTCCGAGAGCAGATGCTTTGTCGTGCAGAACACCAATCCAAGCCTCAGCACATATATGTTCCAAACAATTACCTAGTACCAACTGAGAAGAAACGATCTGCCCTTCGTTGGGGTGTTCGTTGTGACCTTGCAAATGGTGTGATGCCCAAGAagcttcccttccctctttctccttcttaa
- the PUS3 gene encoding tRNA pseudouridine(38/39) synthase — protein sequence MAENDIERIQTEKLLKRVQELEQEVQRLKKEQANNKDSNVRENSSGAVKAKRAFDFSAHSRRHVALKIAYLGWGYQGFASQENTNNTIEEKLFEALTKTRLVENRQTSNYHRCGRTDKGVSAFGQVISLDLRSHFPKGRDSEDFNLKDEVNDAAIEIRYTHILNRVLPPDIRVLAWAPVEPSFSARFSCLERTYRYFFPCADLDIVTMNYAAQKYVGTHDFRNLCKMDVANGVINFQRTILSAQVQLVGQSLAEERWQEPFQLCQFEVIGQAFLYHQVRCMMAILFLIGQGMEKPEVIDELLNIEKNPQKPQYSMAVEFPLVLYDCKFENIKWIYDREVQEFNVTHLQQLWANHAVKTQMLYSMLQGLDSVAVPCRTGPKMDGVIEWRNVKPSVIKQTSAFVEGVKMRTYKPLMDRPKCQGLESRIQHFVRRGRIEHPHLFHDEETKAKRDCNDTLEEENTILEKPTKRVCVDTEIKSII from the exons ATGGCTGAAAATGACATAGAAAGAATCCAGACTGAGAAACTCCTAAAAAGAGTGCAAGAACTGGAGCAGGAGGTACAAAGACTTAAAAAAGAACAGGCCAACAACAAGGACTCAAACGTTAGAGAAAATTCTTCAGGAGCTGTAAAAGCTAAGCGTGCATTTGATTTCAGCGCTCACAGTCGAAGACATGTAGCCCTAAAGATAGCTTATCTGGGCTGGGGATATCAGGGCTTTGCCAGTCAGGAAAACACAAACAATACAATAGAAGAGAAACTGTTTGAGGCTCTAACCAAGACTCGACTAGTAGAAAACAGACAGACATCCAACTATCACCGGTGTGGGCGAACAGACAAAGGAGTTAGTGCCTTTGGACAG GTGATTTCTCTTGACCTACGTTCTCACTTTCCAAAGGGCAGGGATTCAgaggattttaatttaaaagatgaaGTCAACGATGCAGCTATAGAGATCCGTTATACCCACATTCTCAATCGGGTGCTCCCTCCAGACATCCGTGTACTGGCCTGGGCTCCCGTAGAACCTAGCTTCAGCGCTAGGTTCAGCTGTCTTGAGAGGACCTACCGCTATTTCTTCCCTTGTGCTGACTTAGACATTGTAACCATGAACTATGCAGCTCAGAAGTATGTTGGCACACATGATTTTAGGAACTTATGTAAAATGGATGTAGCCAACGGGGTGATTAATTTTCAGAGGACTATTCTGTCCGCTCAAGTGCAGCTAGTAGGCCAGAGCCTGGCTGAGGAGAGATGGCAAGAACCCTTTCAGTTATGTCAGTTTGAAGTGATTGGCCAGGCATTCCTTTACCATCAAGTCCGCTGTATGATGGCTATCCTTTTTCTGATTGGCCAAGGAATGGAGAAGCCAGAGGTTATTGATGAGCTGCTGAACATAGAGAAAAATCCCCAGAAGCCTCAATACAG taTGGCTGTAGAATTTCCTTTAGTCTTGTATGACTGTAAGTTTGAAAATATTAAGTGGATCTATGACCGGGAAGTTCAGGAGTTCAATGTTACCCACCTTCAGCAACTCTGGGCTAATCATGCTGTTAAAACTCAGATGCTGTATAGTATGCTACAAGGACTGGACTCTGTTGCGGTACCCTGTAGGACAG GACCAAAGATGGATGGAGTGATAGAATGGAGAAATGTTAAGCCCTCTGTCATAAAGCAGACCAGTGCCTTTGTAGAAGGAGTGAAAATGCGCACTTATAAGCCCCTAATGGATCGTCCTAAATGCCAAGGATTAGAATCCCGGATCCAGCATTTTGTACGTAGGGGACGCATTGAGCACCCACATTTATTCCATGACGaagaaacaaaagccaaaaggGACTGTAATGACACACTAGAGGAAGAAAATACTATTTTGGAGAAACCAACAAAGAGAGTTTGTGTTGATACAGAAATTAAAAGCATCATTTAA